In Thermosynechococcus sichuanensis E542, a single genomic region encodes these proteins:
- the topA gene encoding type I DNA topoisomerase — translation MSTLVIVESPTKARTIRKFLPPDYRVEASMGHVRDLPRSAADVPPELKGEEWATLGVNVAAGFEPLYIVPKDKQKVVKDLKTALKTADELLLATDEDREGESISWHLLQLLEPKVPVRRMVFHEITEEAIQEALRNCRDVNQQLVRAQETRRILDRLVGYTLSPLLWRKIAPHLSAGRVQSVAVRLLVQRERERLAFRKGQFWDLKATLDQRGTLFPARLVSVGGQRLATGNDFDPATGQVRNPEAVLLLDEAAANALRDRLLTETWTVTEQEERQQTRKPAPPFTTSTLQQEANRKLHLSAQDTMRIAQKLYEEGYITYMRTDSVHLSEQAIAAARSCVEAMYGKAFLSPQPRQYTTKTKGAQEAHEAIRPAGSQFRTPQETGLKDRELELYELIWKRTVASQMADARVTLLTVSITAGDALFRAHGKRIDFPGFFRAYVEGSDDPDAALESQEVMLPLMQVGDILRCQALESVGHETQPPPRYTEASLVKALEQAGIGRPSTYATIISTIQDREYAIRRGNALEPTFTAFAVTALLEKYFPDLVDINFTARMEQTLDDISTGEVQWRPYLESFYLGENGLEQQVKERERTIEATEARAIALPELNAEVVVGRFGPFVVYQNGNGSEPIKASLPQDATPGSLTREQVEQLIRQKLEGPDKLGVHPETGEPIFLLTGRFGPYVQLGEATEANPKPKRASLPKGVSPDEVTLDLAITLLSLPRTLGVHPETGKLIQANQGRFGPYIVHDPEGEKDYRSLKGEDDVYTITLERALELLATPKSSRGRAKKQVLAVLGNHPEDGEPVQVFDGPYGPYVNHGKVNASLPEGITPETMTLEQALPLLAEKAPKKSRRSATATAPKPKSTPKKATAKTATKTTRTTRRKSTET, via the coding sequence ATGTCCACCCTTGTCATTGTTGAGTCCCCGACAAAAGCCCGTACCATTCGTAAATTTCTGCCCCCAGACTATCGCGTTGAAGCCTCGATGGGTCATGTCCGTGATCTGCCCCGCAGCGCCGCTGATGTACCCCCCGAACTCAAGGGGGAAGAGTGGGCGACCCTAGGGGTAAATGTCGCTGCTGGCTTTGAACCCCTCTATATTGTCCCCAAAGACAAGCAAAAAGTTGTCAAAGACCTGAAAACGGCACTGAAAACCGCTGATGAACTCCTGCTCGCGACCGATGAAGACCGCGAAGGAGAAAGTATTAGTTGGCACTTACTGCAACTGTTGGAGCCAAAGGTGCCGGTGCGGCGCATGGTCTTCCATGAAATTACGGAAGAGGCCATCCAAGAAGCGCTGCGCAATTGCCGCGATGTCAATCAACAACTGGTGCGTGCCCAAGAAACGCGGCGTATCCTTGATCGCTTGGTGGGCTATACCCTGTCGCCCCTGCTGTGGCGGAAAATCGCTCCCCATCTCTCAGCGGGGCGGGTGCAGTCAGTCGCAGTGCGCCTATTGGTGCAACGGGAACGGGAACGGCTGGCCTTCCGCAAGGGGCAATTTTGGGATCTCAAGGCCACCTTAGATCAGCGGGGAACCCTCTTTCCAGCCCGTTTGGTGAGTGTCGGCGGTCAACGTTTGGCCACGGGCAATGATTTTGATCCGGCCACAGGACAGGTGCGCAACCCTGAGGCGGTCTTGCTCTTGGATGAGGCGGCGGCCAATGCCCTGCGCGATCGCCTGCTAACGGAAACGTGGACGGTCACCGAACAAGAGGAGCGCCAACAAACCCGTAAACCGGCTCCCCCCTTTACCACCTCGACGCTGCAACAGGAGGCCAACCGCAAACTGCACCTCTCGGCGCAAGATACGATGCGCATTGCCCAGAAGCTCTATGAAGAGGGCTATATCACCTATATGCGCACGGACTCAGTGCATCTGTCGGAGCAGGCGATCGCTGCTGCCCGCAGTTGTGTGGAAGCCATGTATGGCAAAGCCTTTTTGTCGCCGCAGCCACGCCAATACACCACCAAAACCAAGGGCGCCCAAGAAGCCCACGAAGCCATCCGTCCGGCCGGTAGTCAGTTTCGCACCCCCCAAGAGACTGGCCTGAAGGATCGGGAACTGGAACTCTATGAACTGATCTGGAAGCGCACGGTGGCCTCACAAATGGCCGATGCCCGTGTGACCCTGCTAACGGTCTCGATTACGGCGGGGGATGCCCTCTTCCGTGCCCACGGTAAACGCATTGATTTTCCGGGTTTTTTCCGTGCCTATGTGGAAGGGTCGGATGATCCCGATGCCGCCCTTGAAAGCCAAGAGGTGATGCTGCCCCTGATGCAGGTGGGGGATATTCTCCGCTGCCAAGCCCTTGAAAGTGTGGGTCACGAAACCCAACCACCGCCGCGCTACACCGAAGCCAGCCTTGTTAAAGCCCTCGAGCAAGCCGGTATTGGGCGTCCCAGCACCTACGCCACCATCATCAGCACCATCCAAGACCGCGAGTATGCCATTCGGCGGGGCAATGCCCTTGAACCCACCTTTACTGCCTTTGCGGTGACGGCACTGCTGGAGAAATACTTTCCCGACTTAGTGGACATTAACTTCACAGCGCGGATGGAGCAAACCCTTGATGATATTTCCACGGGGGAGGTGCAGTGGCGACCCTACCTTGAATCTTTCTACCTAGGTGAAAACGGCCTTGAGCAGCAAGTTAAAGAGCGGGAGCGCACGATTGAGGCCACAGAAGCACGGGCGATCGCCTTGCCGGAACTAAATGCCGAAGTCGTCGTGGGTCGCTTTGGTCCTTTTGTCGTCTATCAAAATGGCAATGGCAGCGAACCAATTAAAGCCTCCTTGCCCCAAGATGCCACCCCCGGTAGCCTCACCCGCGAACAGGTGGAGCAACTCATTCGCCAAAAACTAGAGGGCCCCGACAAGCTGGGTGTGCATCCTGAGACTGGGGAACCGATCTTCTTGCTAACGGGGCGCTTTGGTCCCTACGTGCAGTTAGGAGAAGCCACAGAGGCCAATCCAAAACCCAAACGAGCTTCCCTACCCAAGGGGGTCAGTCCCGATGAAGTCACCCTAGACTTGGCGATTACGCTGTTGTCGCTGCCCCGCACATTGGGGGTTCATCCCGAAACCGGCAAGCTGATTCAGGCCAATCAAGGTCGCTTTGGCCCCTACATTGTTCATGACCCTGAGGGTGAAAAGGACTATCGCTCCCTCAAAGGGGAGGATGATGTCTATACAATCACGCTGGAGCGTGCCCTAGAGCTACTGGCAACCCCCAAATCCAGTCGTGGCCGTGCTAAGAAACAGGTGCTAGCGGTATTGGGGAATCACCCAGAGGATGGCGAGCCGGTGCAAGTCTTTGATGGTCCCTATGGCCCCTATGTCAACCACGGTAAGGTCAATGCCTCACTGCCAGAGGGGATAACGCCAGAGACCATGACCCTTGAGCAAGCTCTGCCCCTGTTGGCGGAAAAAGCCCCGAAGAAAAGCCGCCGCAGCGCAACGGCCACTGCCCCGAAACCAAAATCAACCCCAAAAAAAGCCACCGCCAAGACGGCCACAAAGACGACAAGAACCACTCGCCGTAAGTCAACGGAAACCTAG
- a CDS encoding DUF1257 domain-containing protein, whose translation MSHFSTLRTKITDAEILKASLRDLGITVKTNADVRGYNGQRVRSDIVAVLDGEYDLGWSRNADGTFDLIADLWGVAKKHNQTELINAINQKYAINKTLAEVKRPGLQNANVKLVVHS comes from the coding sequence ATGTCTCACTTCAGCACCCTGCGTACGAAAATTACCGATGCTGAAATCTTGAAAGCGTCCCTGCGGGATCTGGGCATTACGGTGAAAACCAATGCCGATGTGCGTGGCTACAATGGCCAACGTGTTCGCTCTGACATCGTCGCTGTCCTCGATGGCGAGTATGATCTGGGCTGGTCTCGCAATGCTGATGGCACCTTTGATTTGATCGCTGACCTCTGGGGTGTGGCCAAAAAACACAACCAAACCGAGCTGATCAACGCGATCAACCAAAAATATGCCATCAACAAAACCTTGGCTGAGGTGAAGCGTCCTGGCCTTCAGAACGCCAACGTCAAGCTTGTGGTGCATAGCTAA
- the ycf46 gene encoding stress-responsive protein Ycf46, with amino-acid sequence MQEELSILIQAQYPLIYLLTSEEERAEQAIATIAQSQVGPQGRSPRKLYIWTVTHGMVEYGHPRNNSHHNTVSPEAAIQWVVHQREPGIYVFKDLHPFIDSPPVTRSLRDAIASFKSSHKTIILMSPEAAQRIPVELEKEIVVVDYPLPSINELDEVLSEQLDPRNRRLSPEAREKLVKATLGLTRDEAEKVFRKAKVTAGRLTEAEVDIILSEKKQLIRRNGILEYMEVDETIDSVGGLEELKIWLRQRANAFSEKAREYGLPQPKGMLILGVPGCGKSLIAKTTSRLWGLPLLRLDMGRVYDGSMVGRSEANLRNALKTAESISPAILFIDEMDKAFAGGAGSSDSDGGTSSRIFGSFLTWMQEKKSPVFVLATANRVERLPGEFLRKGRFDEIFFVDLPNAEERKEIFRIHLTKRRREIDRFDLEQLANVCDGFSGAEIEQAIIAAMYEAFAQGREFTQLDIIAASRATQPLSKTMQEQVTALRDWARQRARPAAASVAEYQRLEF; translated from the coding sequence GTGCAAGAAGAATTGAGTATCCTAATCCAAGCGCAATATCCCTTGATCTACCTCCTGACCTCTGAAGAAGAGCGGGCTGAGCAGGCGATCGCCACCATTGCCCAAAGTCAAGTCGGGCCTCAAGGGCGGTCTCCCCGCAAGCTCTACATCTGGACAGTGACCCACGGCATGGTCGAGTATGGCCATCCCCGCAACAATAGTCACCACAACACTGTCTCACCGGAAGCTGCTATTCAATGGGTTGTTCACCAACGGGAACCGGGCATCTACGTCTTCAAAGATTTGCACCCCTTCATTGATTCGCCCCCTGTGACTCGTTCTTTACGGGACGCGATCGCCAGCTTCAAGAGCAGCCACAAAACCATTATTCTCATGTCACCGGAAGCGGCACAGCGAATTCCCGTCGAACTGGAAAAAGAAATCGTTGTCGTTGACTACCCCCTACCCAGTATCAACGAACTAGATGAAGTTCTCAGCGAGCAACTGGATCCCCGCAATCGCCGCCTCAGCCCCGAAGCACGAGAAAAACTCGTCAAAGCCACCCTTGGCCTGACGCGGGACGAAGCCGAAAAGGTCTTTCGCAAAGCCAAAGTCACCGCTGGCCGCCTCACCGAAGCCGAGGTGGACATTATCCTCTCCGAGAAAAAGCAACTCATCCGCCGCAACGGCATCCTCGAATACATGGAAGTGGATGAAACCATTGATTCGGTGGGCGGTCTAGAGGAACTGAAAATTTGGTTACGCCAACGCGCCAACGCCTTCAGTGAAAAGGCTCGGGAATATGGCCTACCACAGCCCAAGGGAATGCTGATTCTGGGGGTGCCCGGCTGTGGGAAGTCCCTAATTGCCAAAACCACCTCCCGCCTTTGGGGCTTACCGCTGCTGCGCCTTGATATGGGGCGGGTCTATGACGGTTCAATGGTGGGGCGCTCTGAAGCCAATCTGCGCAATGCCCTGAAAACTGCTGAGTCCATTTCCCCGGCCATTCTCTTTATTGATGAAATGGACAAAGCCTTTGCAGGCGGCGCCGGTTCCTCGGATTCCGATGGTGGTACCTCGAGCCGCATCTTTGGCTCCTTCCTCACTTGGATGCAGGAGAAAAAGTCTCCCGTCTTTGTCTTAGCGACGGCCAACCGCGTTGAACGGCTCCCCGGTGAATTTTTGCGTAAAGGTCGCTTTGATGAAATTTTCTTTGTGGATTTGCCCAATGCCGAGGAGCGCAAGGAAATCTTTCGCATTCACCTCACCAAGCGCCGTCGCGAGATTGATCGCTTTGACCTAGAGCAACTGGCCAATGTCTGTGATGGCTTTTCAGGTGCCGAGATTGAGCAGGCCATCATTGCTGCCATGTACGAAGCCTTTGCTCAAGGGCGGGAGTTTACCCAGTTAGACATTATTGCCGCTAGCCGTGCCACTCAACCCCTTTCCAAGACGATGCAAGAGCAGGTCACGGCACTGCGCGATTGGGCACGCCAACGGGCGCGTCCGGCGGCTGCTTCAGTGGCTGAATACCAGCGACTGGAGTTCTGA
- a CDS encoding type II CAAX endopeptidase family protein, producing the protein MSLKRLVLAALSVVVATLITVSLLSSYLEPQTQGQINLFQTNLSLQAREWQGLGDADTRDRLVGNVESAIKAYEEVLATPTPQNQPLRLQLGLLYVDAGQRDRALNTWQLLINEAQGATRSTAEVLIGLWTDPPQLLPDAEALIKNRLQGWFRDRALERLYELQQRSDALMALATAEQNRAQAAFYRLALIGTTPLLGSLIGIVLWMVWIYQHLRRRRQGNTLPPLAPVTWGWATLWEVMVIWFALFFAINLVLMPLVRSLIGMGLPLRSAMAQTLYALVSYSTMMVAGLGWLWYVLRPFGKRPADWLRWQGGLGGALRWGIGGYLAALPLVLLSSLISQALLKNQGGGNPLLEIILQSRDYTTFALLYVMVAAMAPFFEEILFRGFFFRSVQSYLPLGTAMGVTGFLFAIAHLNLADLLPLTVLGTVLSYIYWRSQNIGAAMILHGIWNSGSFLGLLLLSGGTEAGF; encoded by the coding sequence ATGTCTCTAAAGCGGTTGGTGCTTGCCGCCCTCAGTGTGGTGGTGGCTACCCTGATTACGGTGTCGTTGCTCAGTAGTTACCTTGAACCCCAAACCCAAGGGCAAATTAACCTCTTTCAAACGAATTTGTCGCTGCAAGCCCGCGAATGGCAGGGGCTAGGGGATGCTGACACCCGCGATCGCCTTGTGGGGAATGTGGAAAGCGCCATCAAAGCCTATGAAGAGGTACTGGCAACGCCGACGCCACAAAACCAACCACTGCGTCTGCAGTTGGGACTGCTCTATGTCGATGCTGGCCAGCGCGATCGCGCCCTCAACACATGGCAACTCCTGATTAATGAAGCTCAAGGGGCAACCCGCAGTACCGCAGAAGTGCTAATCGGATTGTGGACAGATCCTCCGCAATTGCTGCCAGATGCGGAAGCATTGATTAAAAATAGGCTCCAAGGCTGGTTTCGCGATCGCGCCCTCGAACGCCTCTACGAACTGCAACAGCGCTCCGATGCCCTCATGGCCTTGGCCACCGCAGAACAAAACCGCGCCCAAGCCGCTTTCTATCGCCTTGCTCTAATTGGCACGACTCCTCTGCTTGGAAGTTTGATTGGGATTGTTCTTTGGATGGTCTGGATTTATCAACACCTGCGCCGCCGCCGCCAGGGGAACACTCTGCCACCCCTGGCTCCCGTGACATGGGGCTGGGCAACCCTCTGGGAAGTCATGGTAATCTGGTTTGCTCTCTTTTTTGCCATTAATTTGGTGCTCATGCCCCTAGTGCGCTCCCTGATTGGCATGGGACTGCCGCTGCGCTCCGCCATGGCCCAAACGCTGTATGCCTTAGTGAGCTACAGCACGATGATGGTTGCTGGCTTGGGCTGGCTGTGGTACGTTCTGCGTCCCTTTGGTAAGCGCCCTGCGGATTGGTTACGTTGGCAAGGGGGGTTAGGGGGTGCCTTGCGCTGGGGGATTGGCGGTTATTTGGCGGCACTACCCTTAGTGCTATTGAGTTCACTGATCAGTCAAGCACTGCTGAAAAATCAAGGGGGTGGCAATCCTCTCCTAGAAATCATTTTGCAAAGTCGTGATTACACCACGTTTGCGCTACTCTACGTCATGGTAGCGGCGATGGCGCCCTTCTTTGAGGAGATTCTCTTTCGGGGATTCTTCTTTCGTTCGGTGCAATCCTATTTGCCCCTTGGCACTGCAATGGGGGTGACGGGATTCCTCTTTGCCATTGCCCACCTGAATTTAGCGGATCTGCTGCCCTTGACGGTTTTGGGAACCGTGCTCAGCTACATCTACTGGCGATCGCAAAACATCGGTGCGGCAATGATCCTCCACGGCATCTGGAACAGTGGCTCCTTTTTGGGCTTGCTCCTATTGAGCGGGGGGACGGAAGCGGGGTTCTAA
- a CDS encoding amino acid ABC transporter ATP-binding protein, with protein sequence MTQRGAAPEIVIQTRHLNKYFGDRHVLKDINFTVAKQEVVALIGPSGSGKSTLLRCLNGLETYQSGEILILGHYLPPVPTPQQLRVIRRDVGMVFQNFNLFPHMTVLQNIIEAPILVRKLPRRVAIEMAESLLAKVGLLDKRDAYPRQLSGGQQQRVAIARALAMQPEILLFDEPTSALDPELVGDVLAVMRQLAAEAMTMVVVTHEMQFAREVSCRVVFLADGQIIEEGSPQELFRRPQRERTRLFLERVLVRH encoded by the coding sequence ATGACTCAGCGTGGGGCAGCCCCAGAAATCGTGATCCAAACCCGCCACCTCAATAAATATTTTGGCGATCGCCACGTCCTTAAAGACATTAACTTCACCGTTGCTAAGCAAGAAGTGGTTGCCCTCATTGGCCCGAGTGGGTCTGGCAAAAGCACCTTGCTCCGCTGCTTGAATGGCTTGGAGACCTACCAATCGGGAGAGATTCTCATTCTCGGCCATTACCTGCCCCCAGTGCCGACGCCGCAACAACTGCGGGTGATTCGCCGGGATGTGGGTATGGTTTTTCAGAACTTTAACCTCTTTCCCCACATGACGGTCTTGCAAAACATTATCGAGGCACCAATCCTTGTGCGCAAACTCCCCCGTCGCGTGGCAATTGAGATGGCTGAAAGTTTATTGGCCAAAGTGGGATTGCTGGACAAACGGGATGCCTATCCTCGGCAGCTCTCCGGGGGGCAACAACAACGGGTGGCGATCGCCCGCGCCTTGGCCATGCAACCGGAGATTCTCCTCTTTGACGAACCTACCTCCGCCCTTGACCCGGAACTGGTGGGGGATGTCCTCGCCGTAATGCGACAACTGGCAGCAGAGGCAATGACCATGGTGGTGGTCACCCACGAAATGCAATTTGCCCGCGAAGTCTCTTGCCGCGTCGTCTTTCTTGCCGATGGCCAAATTATTGAGGAAGGATCGCCCCAAGAATTGTTTCGTCGTCCGCAACGGGAGCGAACCCGCCTCTTTTTAGAGCGTGTACTGGTCAGGCACTAG
- a CDS encoding SDR family NAD(P)-dependent oxidoreductase: MTTALITGATGGLGQAFAQALADRHHNLILTGRSLDTLEALKTRLSQKVSVVCIPQDLSEPGAAYRLYGQIQALGLGIDLLINNAGFGDYGAFGDRDRQQFTAMLQVNVTALVELTHLVLQEMRLRRQGTIINVSSIAAFQPLPYLAVYAASKAFVRHFSEALWAEVKPLGIRVLAVCPGPTATNFFERADMTRNPALIAQQDTPAQVVAETLAALQTDVATVIPGQPVNRFLALAGRLVPRQWLVQQLEPRFRPPAQ; encoded by the coding sequence ATGACCACTGCACTGATTACGGGGGCAACGGGGGGATTAGGGCAGGCCTTTGCCCAAGCCTTGGCCGATCGCCACCACAATTTGATCCTGACGGGGCGCTCCCTCGACACCCTAGAGGCACTCAAGACACGCCTGAGCCAAAAGGTATCGGTGGTGTGTATTCCCCAAGACTTGAGTGAACCCGGTGCGGCCTACCGCCTCTATGGGCAGATTCAAGCCCTAGGGTTAGGCATAGACTTGCTAATCAATAATGCCGGCTTTGGGGATTATGGGGCGTTTGGCGATCGCGATCGTCAGCAATTCACAGCCATGCTCCAAGTGAACGTCACGGCATTGGTAGAACTCACCCATCTGGTGCTGCAAGAAATGCGCCTCCGCCGCCAAGGCACGATCATCAACGTTAGCTCCATTGCTGCCTTTCAGCCCCTGCCCTATCTCGCCGTCTATGCCGCTAGCAAAGCCTTTGTGCGCCACTTTAGCGAAGCCCTGTGGGCAGAAGTCAAACCCTTGGGTATTCGGGTACTGGCCGTGTGTCCCGGGCCGACTGCCACCAACTTCTTTGAGCGCGCCGATATGACCCGCAACCCAGCTCTCATTGCCCAGCAGGATACCCCCGCACAGGTGGTGGCCGAAACCCTTGCCGCCTTGCAAACCGATGTGGCCACCGTCATTCCCGGTCAGCCTGTCAATCGCTTCCTTGCCCTTGCGGGTCGGTTGGTGCCGCGTCAGTGGCTTGTGCAGCAGTTAGAACCCCGCTTCCGTCCCCCCGCTCAATAG
- a CDS encoding inorganic diphosphatase: MDLSRIPAQPKPGVVNVLVEIAGGSRNKYEFDKEMNVFALDRVLYSAVTYPYDYGFIPNTLADDGDPLDGLVIMDEPTFPGCVIPARPIGMLEMIDSGDRDEKILCVPVEDPRYAEVKSLKDIAPHRLEEIAEFFRTYKNLQKKVTEILGWQDVDAVQPLVEKCIKAYKG, translated from the coding sequence ATTGATCTGAGTCGTATTCCTGCCCAACCCAAGCCGGGGGTTGTCAATGTACTGGTGGAAATTGCTGGGGGCAGTCGTAATAAATATGAGTTTGACAAGGAAATGAACGTCTTTGCCCTCGATCGCGTCCTCTATTCGGCAGTGACCTATCCCTACGATTATGGCTTTATTCCCAATACGCTGGCGGATGATGGCGATCCCCTCGATGGTTTAGTGATTATGGATGAGCCGACGTTTCCGGGATGCGTGATTCCTGCCCGTCCCATTGGCATGCTGGAGATGATTGACAGTGGCGATCGCGACGAGAAAATTCTCTGTGTGCCTGTGGAGGATCCTCGCTATGCCGAGGTGAAGTCCCTCAAGGACATTGCGCCCCACCGCCTCGAAGAAATTGCCGAGTTCTTCCGCACCTACAAGAATCTGCAAAAGAAAGTGACTGAAATTCTCGGCTGGCAGGATGTGGATGCCGTGCAGCCCCTAGTGGAAAAATGCATCAAGGCTTACAAAGGCTAG
- a CDS encoding alpha/beta fold hydrolase: MTSTLTAAFPTADWLWRGHRIRYSVNGNGAPVVLVHGFGASIGHWRKNIPALTAAGYRVYALDLLGFGASAKPDLTYSLDLWAELLADFWHAHIGNPVVWVGNSIGGLLCLMMAARYGHTCRAVSVLNCAGGLNHRPNELNWMQSLFTAIFRALVASPGIGHLIFNQIRQPERIRKTLTQVYANPDAITDELVELLHRPAMDAGAKEVFARVISAPPGPKIVDLLPEIQVPILVLWGEVDPWTPVSGAKHFEAHQARLPIRIERLPNTGHCPHDDRPELVNPILIEWLQQLGHA, encoded by the coding sequence ATGACCTCGACGCTCACAGCAGCTTTTCCCACCGCCGATTGGCTCTGGCGCGGCCATCGCATTCGCTACAGCGTCAATGGTAATGGTGCCCCAGTGGTGTTGGTTCATGGCTTTGGTGCCTCTATTGGTCACTGGCGCAAAAATATCCCTGCCCTCACCGCCGCAGGTTACCGTGTCTATGCCCTGGATTTACTGGGTTTTGGTGCCTCGGCAAAGCCAGATTTAACCTACAGCTTGGATCTGTGGGCCGAGTTACTGGCGGACTTTTGGCACGCCCACATTGGCAACCCCGTGGTTTGGGTGGGAAATTCCATTGGTGGTCTGCTGTGTCTGATGATGGCAGCTCGCTATGGCCACACCTGCCGTGCGGTCAGTGTTCTCAACTGTGCCGGGGGACTCAACCACCGTCCCAATGAACTGAATTGGATGCAGAGCCTCTTTACGGCTATCTTTCGGGCTTTGGTTGCCTCTCCCGGCATTGGTCATTTGATCTTTAACCAGATTCGGCAGCCGGAGCGCATCCGTAAAACCCTGACCCAAGTGTATGCCAATCCCGATGCTATTACGGACGAATTGGTGGAGCTACTGCATCGGCCGGCCATGGACGCCGGCGCTAAGGAAGTCTTTGCCCGTGTGATTTCAGCACCGCCGGGACCGAAAATTGTGGATTTGCTGCCAGAGATTCAAGTGCCGATTCTGGTGCTCTGGGGCGAGGTGGATCCTTGGACACCGGTTTCAGGGGCAAAGCACTTTGAAGCCCACCAAGCGCGGCTGCCGATTCGCATTGAGCGGCTACCAAATACAGGGCACTGTCCCCACGACGATCGCCCGGAGCTGGTGAACCCGATCCTCATTGAGTGGTTGCAACAGTTGGGGCACGCCTAA
- a CDS encoding B12-binding domain-containing radical SAM protein — MNSPFAAETLLFERSRPRPEALRVIYGFPNTYSVGITSLGYQLVWAQLASRTDVAVSRLFTDVQEPLPRDPELVGFSFSWELDYGNLLALLEQLGIPIWQRDRHDCHPLVFGGGSVLTANPEPFADFFDVILLGDAEPLLEPFLTTMVQVRTAPRSQQLEALAQVPGLYVPSLYGISYTSTTGAIQAIEPLKPTVPATVAKQVHRGNTLAASTVVTPLAAWEQIYMVEVVRSCPELCRFCLASYLTLPFRTPSLETLIPAIERGLAVTDRLGLLGASITQHPEFPALIEHLGQPQFDHVRLSLASVRTNTVTESLAQLLSQRGSQSLTIAIETGSERLRQVINKKLETEEILAAASHAQAGGLKGLKFYGMVGLPTETDADVEATIALFRQLKKTAPRLRLTLGCSTFVPKAHTPFQWWGVQPVAEKRLKFLKKELAKLGIEFRPESYNDSLIQALISRGDRRLAPLLEQVRHYGTSLGSYRRAFKELRGQLPDFEAYVTANWPEETILPWQHLQSGLPTKTLQNHLQRAIA; from the coding sequence GTGAATTCTCCTTTTGCCGCTGAAACCCTCCTCTTTGAGCGATCGCGCCCCCGGCCAGAGGCACTGCGCGTCATCTATGGCTTTCCCAATACCTACAGCGTTGGCATTACCAGCTTGGGGTATCAACTGGTGTGGGCACAACTGGCCAGCCGTACCGATGTGGCAGTGAGTCGCCTCTTTACCGATGTGCAGGAGCCACTGCCTCGGGATCCGGAGTTGGTGGGCTTTTCCTTCTCGTGGGAGTTGGACTACGGCAATTTATTGGCGCTCCTAGAGCAGTTGGGCATTCCGATTTGGCAGCGCGATCGCCACGATTGCCATCCCTTAGTCTTTGGCGGTGGTTCGGTGCTAACGGCCAATCCCGAACCCTTTGCCGACTTTTTTGATGTGATTTTGTTAGGGGACGCCGAACCTCTCCTCGAGCCGTTTCTAACAACAATGGTGCAGGTGCGTACCGCCCCGCGATCGCAACAGTTGGAAGCCCTTGCCCAAGTGCCCGGTCTCTATGTCCCCAGTCTTTATGGCATTAGCTATACCAGTACCACGGGGGCAATTCAGGCCATTGAACCCCTCAAGCCCACAGTACCCGCCACAGTGGCCAAACAAGTCCATCGCGGCAATACCCTTGCTGCCTCAACGGTGGTCACCCCCCTCGCCGCTTGGGAGCAGATCTACATGGTGGAGGTGGTGCGCAGTTGTCCAGAGCTATGTCGCTTTTGTTTGGCCAGCTATTTGACGTTGCCCTTTCGCACACCAAGCCTCGAAACCCTGATTCCTGCTATTGAGCGGGGGCTAGCGGTCACCGATCGCCTAGGGCTTTTGGGCGCCTCGATTACCCAACATCCTGAATTTCCCGCCTTGATTGAGCATCTAGGCCAACCCCAATTTGATCATGTGCGGCTGAGTTTAGCGTCTGTGCGCACAAATACAGTCACTGAATCCCTTGCCCAACTCTTGAGTCAACGGGGCAGTCAATCCCTGACGATCGCCATTGAAACGGGGTCTGAGCGCCTGCGCCAAGTAATCAATAAAAAGCTTGAAACTGAGGAGATTCTTGCTGCTGCCAGCCATGCCCAAGCCGGGGGTCTCAAGGGTCTGAAGTTTTATGGCATGGTGGGACTGCCCACAGAAACCGATGCTGATGTCGAAGCAACGATAGCGCTCTTTCGCCAATTGAAAAAAACAGCGCCGCGACTGCGACTCACCCTTGGCTGTAGTACCTTTGTGCCCAAAGCCCATACCCCTTTTCAGTGGTGGGGGGTGCAACCCGTGGCCGAAAAACGCCTTAAGTTCCTGAAAAAAGAATTGGCCAAGTTGGGGATTGAGTTTCGCCCTGAATCCTACAATGACTCGCTGATTCAAGCTTTAATTTCGCGGGGCGATCGCCGGCTGGCTCCCCTTTTAGAGCAGGTGCGCCACTATGGCACTTCCTTGGGCAGTTATCGCCGGGCGTTTAAGGAACTGCGGGGACAGTTGCCTGACTTTGAAGCCTATGTCACTGCCAATTGGCCAGAGGAGACGATCTTACCGTGGCAGCATCTCCAGAGTGGCCTGCCCACTAAAACCTTGCAAAATCATCTGCAGCGAGCGATCGCCTAG